The Branchiostoma floridae strain S238N-H82 chromosome 10, Bfl_VNyyK, whole genome shotgun sequence genome has a segment encoding these proteins:
- the LOC118424323 gene encoding kelch-like protein 10 yields the protein MAINVEHSTCVDLYKFADVFSVDRVRKSCLQWIYENFQITSSDEFCSLSVNQLTDIISHDELDVKEETTVWEAVVRWVQHSREDRLHHLPNILPHIRFNLLTSKNRAVILEHPLVREDAGISEVIRSLVQTENPDLKPRFGMTMEMVILSNVETDELLFMNPRQGTYISCSYDPEDIPEVTALTVTSDNNIYILTRERESNDQYHLFKYNHAGNVWEHAGVSSVSGFKYSENSDPLLSRYHYLVEVDQILYYLVVEVRVGSTDVQMRKYNPDTDQWQECSQLHVEAFSYLYFSAALSCGPNLYLLTSTDIHRYDPRQDRWLEREPQRIIRDVCTAVARGMEIFCTDFNFSHTMVYHTELDYWRDLPGWQNPDLQIDHRPSLFVLDNRLHILLEVYDTVKQGPSTYYVVYVFDDDDDGELFLCLERLEGHSAS from the exons atggccattaATGTGGAGcactccacctgtgtggacctgtacaagtttgctgatgtcttctctgtTGATAGGGTCCGGAAAAGTTGTCTGCAGTGGATCTATGAAAACTTTCAG ATTACCTCCAGTGATgagttctgcagcctgagtgtaAATCAGCTGACTGAcatcatcagccacgatgagctggatgttaaagaggagacaacagtgtgggaggctgtggtgagatgggtgcagcacagcagggaggacag ACTGCATCACCTACCTaacatcctccctcacatccgcttcaacctgctgacctccaaGAACAGAGCAGTCATCTTGGAGCACCCGCTGGTCAGAGAGGATGCTGGGATCTCTGAGGTCATCAGGTCTTTGGTACAGACAGAAAACCCAGACCTGAAGCCGAGATTTGGGATGACCATGGAAATGGTCATTCTCTCCAATGTAGA GACCGATGAGCTTCTCTTCATGAACCCTCGGCAAGGGACGTACATCAGCTGCAGCTATGATCCTGAAGACATACCAGAAGTTACGGCCTTaacagtcaccagtgataacaacatctacaTCCTGACCCGTGAGCGAGAAAGTAACGATCAGTACCACTTgtttaagtacaaccatgcaGGGAATGTGTGGGAACATGCTGGTGTTTCATCAGTATCTGGGTTCAAATATTCGGAAAACTCGGATCCTTTGCTTAGCCGCTACCATTACCTTGTTGAAGTTGATCAGATTCTGTATTACCTAGTGGTGGAAGTCAGAGTGGGCAGTACAGACGTTCAGATGAGAAAGTACAACCCGGACACAGACCAGTGGCAAGAGTGTTCTCAACTCCACGTTGAAGCGTTTTCATATTTATACTTCAGTGCAGCACTGTCCTGCGGTCCAAACCTGTATCTCCTAACTAGCACAGACATACATCGCTACGACCCGCGACAGGATCGATGGCTCGAGCGGGAACCACAGAGGATCATTCGTGACGTCTGCACCGCTGTTGCCAGGGGAATGGAGATTTTCTGTACAGATTTTAACTTCAGTCACACCATGGTGTACCACACAGAGTTAGACTACTGGCGGGACCTGCCAGGGTGGCAAAACCCAGATCTTCAGATTGATCATCGTCCCAGTCTTTTTGTACTAGACAACCGGCTGCACATCTTGTTAGAAGTCTATGACACTGTCAAACAAGGGCCATCAACATACTATGTGGTATATgtgtttgatgatgatgatgatggtgaactCTTCTTATGCCTGGAAAGACTTGAAGGCCACTCTGCCTCTTAA
- the LOC118424322 gene encoding kelch repeat and BTB domain-containing protein 12-like: protein MFTSDMAESRQKTVVLQGLDAGSCGDILSYIYSGTLHVSLDKVQPLYQAADLLQLDYVRDTCSSYMAMNIERFSRVDLYKFADVFSADNVRKRCLQLILINFTEVASSKEFCSLSVNQLSEIISHDALDVKEETTVWEAVVRWVQHSREDRLQHLPILLPHIRFNLLTSDKMAAILEHPLIREDSGTSEVIRNVVKEASNLQTRIGMETLEMVLLFHNRKKKILYMNPRAGMFLSCSYSTEELHSIKAMAVTSSNITYFMATKESEEQNLLFLFHVENEWEHACMSSVTMFLRLGKDVLKDEVHLVEIDQILYYLGVETRSDSTLVRMKKYSWLSDQWQECSQLLVDGLSKYNAPVICGSYLYFRTKSEMRRYDPSQDQWDPRSPPGINLPVHTAVAIGTEIFCTDHVFRQIMVCDTESDSWQELQGSSNREFPSHLLISNPQFFVLENELYVRLEAYNTAIEGASIYYMVYVYDRYVDTWRDLKITLPNHYYTLCRSMCHVARMYRPLLDAVCAHVEV from the exons atgtttacaagtgacatggcggaaagtcgtcagaagacggttgttttacag GGTTTAGATGCAGGCTCATGTGGAGatatcctgagttacatctactcgggaaccctccatgtgtccctggacaaagtgcagcccctgtaccaggcagccgacctcctccaactggactatgtgagagacacgtgcagcagctacatggccatgaacatTGAGCGCTTCAGtcgtgtggacctgtacaagtttgctgatgtcttctctgCAGACAATGTCCGGAAGCGTTGTCTGCAGTTGATCCTTATAAACTTTACAGAG GTTGCCTCCAGCAAGGAGTTTTGCAGCCTAAGTGTGAATCAGCTttctgagatcatcagccacgatgcactggatgttaaagaggagacaacagtgtgggaggctgtggtgagatgggtgcagcacagcagggaggacag ACTGCAGCACCTACCCATcctcctccctcacatccgcttcaacctgctgacctcagacaaaatggcagccatcttggagcACCCCCTAATCAGGGAGGATTCTGGGACATCTGAAGTCATCAGGAATGTGGTAAAGGAGGCTTCCAATCTGCAGACAAGAATTGGGATGGAGACACTGGAAATGGTTCTGCTTTTCCATAACAG gaagaaaaaaatcctcTACATGAACCCCAGGGCAGGGATGTTCCTCAGCTGCAGTTACAGTACTGAAGAATTGCATTCAATCAAAGCTATGGCAGTTACCAGTAGTAATATTACTTACTTCATGGCAACTAAAGAATCAGAGGAACAGAACCTGCTGTTCCTGTTCCATGTAGAGAATGAGTGGGAACATGCGTGTATGTCATCAGTTACTATGTTTCTGAGACTGGGAAAGGATGTGCTAAAAGATGAAGTGCACCTTGTTGAAATTGATCAGATTTTGTACTACCTTGGCGTGGAAACAAGAAGCGACAGTACCTTGGTGCGGATGAAAAAGTACAGCTGGCTCTCTgaccagtggcaggagtgttcacagctgcTAGTTGATGGGCTTTCTAAATACAACGCTCCAGTGATCTGCGGTTCATACCTCTACTTCAGAACGAAGTCAGAAATGCGCCGCTACGACCCGAGCCAGGACCAGTGGGACCCGAGGAGCCCGCCAGGCATCAACCTTCCAGTCCACACAGCCGTTGCCATAGGAACAGAGATCTTCTGCACGGACCATGTGTTTAGACAGATCATGGTGTGCGACACAGAGTCAGACAGCTGGCAGGAACTGCAAGGCTCGTCAAACCGAGAGTTCCCCTCTCACCTGTTGATTAGTAATCCCCAATTCTTCGTTCTGGAGAACGAGCTGTATGTGAGGTTAGAAGCCTATAACACTGCCATAGAAGGGGCATCGATATACTATATggtgtatgtgtatgacaggtatGTTGATACCTGGAGAGACCTGAAGATCACCCTGCCTAACCATTACTATACACTGTGTCGTTCCATGTGCCATGTGGCACGTATGTACCGACCACTGCTTGATGCTGTGTGTGCTCATGTAGAG GTTTAA
- the LOC118425165 gene encoding beta-1,4 N-acetylgalactosaminyltransferase 2-like — translation MFIQAVDRKLLLVAITSFIIGNTLATLWCWIPALNCNTDQPMGTSHVIRKPRAPAGYEIKAILLTPQLGKENNNLPSDPRVTEYIGEKECVCTGKWHKDFFSPAKWKERQKNQQASLERYTRRRSKFKDFPNQVDGFSPISYPAHGLYVQPLRAVQMEGLQIEWFDGKKHFSGAELEVKLHSRRGIFKLLADVETVKVDGVKTADLVIRTSNPSLLNLQLQQVVYQNTEFDGNMFDIVEVYFDKFNATIPIHIQHRQVTWLFEQGAGRVQDRVTVVVKAFLRYDHVRQLIDSFRRFYPGTRIIVADDSPEERYQDVKEDYTDHYRMPEHAGFFAGRNLGLSQVTTEYFLYMDDDHYLRPSTKLETLVALLDSTDFHVASGAYEDLEEFASAIRVVGNRTHACFEKLRKHYHEIDGFPDCYAADHTENFFLASTAEVKAVGFDPNPAQARVGHQEFFTAALGRLRIAVCRFVIVGHNKSAEPDPLYEKYRRTDRKYRDMRTTHNLYRDNLTCTGLKYPRIETYALHMMISAVIIICGVYMVTEL, via the exons ATGTTCATCCAAGCAGTGGACAGAAAGCTGCTGTTGGTGGCCATTACGTCTTTCATCATTGGCAA CACCCTGGCAACCCTTTGGTGCTGGATTCCTGCTCTAAACTGTAACACGGACCAACCAATGGGAACCAGCCACGTCATCAGGAAACCCAGAGCTCCTGCTGGGTACGAAATCAAGGCAATACTGCTGACCCCACAGCTTGGCAAGGAAAACAACAATCTTCCCTCGGATCCTCGAGTTACAGA GTATATCGGAGAGAAGGAGTGCGTTTGTACAGGAAAGTGGCACAAAGACTTCTTCTCTCCCGCCAAGTGgaaagagagacagaaaaaTCAACAGGCTAGTCTGGAGAGGTACACGCGACG ACGATCGAAGTTCAAAGATTTCCCTAACCAAGTAGACGGGTTCTCACCTATTAGCTACCCTGCCCATGGACTGTACGTGCAGCCACTAAGGGCTGTGCAAATGGAAG GCTTACAAATCGAATGGTTTGATGGCAAGAAACATTTCAGCGGCGCAGAACTTGAGGTTAAACTCCACAGCAGGAGAGGGATATTCAAACTACTCGCCGATGTGGAAACCGTGAAGGTGGACGGAGTGAAAACTGCCGACTTGGTCATCCGGACATCAAACCCGTCTCTGCTTAACCTACAGCTACAGCAGGTCGTCTACCAGAACACGGAGTTTGACGGTAACATGTTTGACATAG TGGAAGTCTACTTTGACAAGTTCAACGCCACAATTCCCATCCATATCCAGCACCGACAAGTCACGTGGCTCTTCGAGCAAGGGGCAG GCAGAGTTCAGGACAGGGTGACAGTGGTAGTGAAGGCTTTTCTGAGGTACGACCACGTCAGGCAGCTGATCGACAGCTTCAGAAGGTTTTACCCCGGAACCAGGATCATCGTAGCAGACGACAGCCCTGAGGAGCGATACCAAGATGTAAAGGAAGACTACACAGACCACTACAGGATGCCGGAACATGCG GGATTTTTCGCTGGACGGAACCTGGGGTTATCCCAGGTCACTACTGAGTATTTTCTGTACATGGATGACGATCACTACCTCAGACCCTCCACCAAACTGGAGACGCTGGTGGCGCTTCTGGATAGCACAGATTTCCATGTG GCCAGCGGTGCGTACGAAGACCTGGAAGAGTTTGCGTCAGCGATTCGCGTGGTGGGGAACCGGACTCACGCCTGCTTCGAGAAGCTGCGGAAACATTACCACGAGATAGACGGCTTCCCTG ACTGTTACGCAGCGGACCACACGGAGAATTTCTTCCTGGCGTCCACAGCTGAAGTGAAGGCGGTCGGGTTTGACCCTAACCCCGCACAGGCTAGGGTCGGACACCAAG AGTTCTTCACCGCCGCGCTGGGCCGGCTCCGGATCGCAGTCTGCCGGTTCGTCATCGTCGGGCACAACAAGTCTGCGGAGCCGGACCCGCTGTACGAGAAGTACCGCCGCACGGACAG GAAGTACCGTGACATGCGCACCACCCATAACCTGTACCGAGACAACCTGACCTGCACCGGCCTGAAGTACCCCCGGATAGAGACATACGCGCTGCACATGATGATATCAGCCGTCATTATCATATGTGGGGTTTATATGGTCACAGAACTATAA